From Deinococcus sp. Marseille-Q6407, one genomic window encodes:
- a CDS encoding IS1 family transposase (programmed frameshift): protein MPECPACQSTHTVKNGKAKNGTQTYLCKGCGRRFHPEARPIAHSEATRQQILDAVHERMSLRGVQRVFGVHRNTVIRWNKKGAREVMQTGTVCMTPPEEVVIELDEMWTFVAKKKQTRWIWIALERSTRRVLAWVLGDRSEQTAFKLWERLPLSLEQRLKGTFCTDLWRAYDEPLLGVKRLTRKGETNHVERLNCTLRQRLGRLVRKSLSFSKTDEMLEASLTLAFHRYNLSR from the exons ATGCCGGAGTGCCCAGCCTGTCAAAGCACACACACTGTCAAAAATGGGAAGGCCAAAAATGGCACCCAGACCTACTTATGTAAGGGTTGTGGCCGTCGTTTCCACCCGGAGGCCCGCCCTATAGCGCACAGTGAAGCGACCCGGCAACAAATTCTTGATGCTGTCCACGAGCGGATGAGTCTGAGAGGAGTACAGCGCGTCTTTGGTGTTCACCGCAACACCGTGATCCGGTGGA ATAAAAAAGGGGCCCGTGAAGTGATGCAGACTGGTACAGTCTGCATGACACCTCCAGAAGAAGTGGTCATTGAGCTGGATGAAATGTGGACCTTCGTTGCCAAGAAAAAACAGACGAGGTGGATCTGGATTGCCCTGGAGCGCAGCACCCGCAGGGTGCTGGCCTGGGTATTGGGTGACCGCAGTGAGCAAACAGCGTTCAAGCTCTGGGAACGCTTACCATTGTCCCTTGAGCAGCGACTGAAAGGGACGTTTTGCACCGATCTGTGGCGAGCCTACGATGAACCGCTCTTGGGGGTAAAGCGGCTAACCCGGAAGGGAGAAACGAATCATGTCGAACGATTGAACTGCACGCTGAGACAGCGGCTGGGTCGGCTTGTTCGTAAGTCGTTGTCTTTCTCGAAGACGGACGAAATGCTCGAAGCCAGCCTGACTCTGGCCTTCCACCGATACAACTTGTCACGTTGA